A stretch of Pseudoprevotella muciniphila DNA encodes these proteins:
- the galE gene encoding UDP-glucose 4-epimerase GalE: MKQRILVTGGTGFIGSHTTVELQAAGYDVVIVDNLSNSKADVVDGIEQISGIRPAFENVDCCNLEALEAVFQKYPGIKGIIHFAASKAVGESVEKPLMYYENNIVSLINILKLMPKYDVKGIIFSSSCTVYGQPDPENLPVTEEAPIKVAESPYGNTKQINEEIVQDFVKSGAPISAILLRYFNPIGSHPSSIIGEMPNGVPANLIPYITQTAIGVREQLSVFGDDYDTPDGTCIRDFIYVVDLAMAHVAAMARILDGKNSDPVEIFNVGTGTGVSVMELINTFEKCTGVKLNYKIAPRRAGDIEKVWGNVDKANKVLGWKAVHTLEEALSSAWNWQKKLRERGIM; this comes from the coding sequence ATGAAACAGAGAATTTTGGTAACAGGTGGTACAGGTTTCATAGGATCCCATACCACAGTTGAACTGCAGGCTGCAGGTTATGATGTTGTCATTGTTGACAACCTTTCTAATTCTAAGGCAGATGTTGTTGATGGCATCGAACAGATTAGTGGAATACGTCCCGCTTTCGAAAACGTTGATTGCTGCAATCTCGAAGCACTTGAAGCTGTGTTCCAAAAATATCCAGGCATAAAAGGTATTATACATTTCGCAGCTTCAAAAGCCGTTGGCGAAAGCGTTGAAAAACCACTGATGTATTATGAAAACAACATAGTTTCGCTTATCAATATCCTGAAACTGATGCCTAAGTATGATGTAAAAGGTATCATATTCTCGAGTTCATGTACTGTATATGGTCAGCCTGACCCCGAAAATCTGCCCGTAACTGAAGAAGCACCAATCAAGGTGGCAGAGAGCCCATACGGTAATACAAAACAGATAAATGAGGAAATTGTCCAGGATTTTGTCAAGAGCGGTGCACCTATCAGTGCAATCCTTCTTCGCTATTTCAATCCAATAGGCTCTCACCCATCAAGCATTATAGGTGAAATGCCTAATGGTGTTCCGGCAAATCTGATTCCTTATATTACACAAACCGCTATTGGTGTCAGAGAGCAACTTAGTGTCTTCGGTGATGACTATGATACACCTGATGGCACATGTATCCGCGACTTCATATACGTTGTTGACCTTGCAATGGCTCACGTTGCTGCTATGGCACGCATCCTCGACGGCAAGAACTCTGATCCTGTTGAAATCTTTAATGTAGGTACAGGAACCGGTGTAAGCGTAATGGAACTGATTAACACGTTCGAGAAGTGCACGGGAGTGAAATTAAACTACAAGATAGCACCTCGCCGTGCCGGTGATATTGAGAAAGTATGGGGCAACGTGGATAAGGCAAATAAAGTGCTTGGTTGGAAAGCCGTTCACACACTCGAAGAAGCACTCTCAAGTGCCTGGAACTGGCAAAAGAAACTCCGTGAACGCGGCATCATGTAA
- the lon gene encoding endopeptidase La encodes MNSQDMPHNPFSLIADYEGDIKDLFKQEIGQTLPILPLRNMVLFPGVVTPVMIGRESSMRLIEFARDKDELIGVVTQQDGNIDNPRENDLFKVGVVAKVVRVLEMPDGGVTVILQSFGRFRLLNITDVKPFLWANVKPVKEVLPGANDKEFSVMTDTCRDLCIKYLQTSDAFREESSFAVKNISNPIFMVNFICTNLPFDLTEKIELLEEGNQKKRTSKLISILYRECQYAQLKESIQNKTRADLDQQQREYFLQQQIKNIQNELGGSDNADSNELRKKAEKANMPQNAREIFDKELAKLERINPQVPDYNVQLNYLQTLVSLPWGKMSKDNLNLVNAKKILNKDHYGMERVKDRILEYLASISYRKTIKAPIICLYGPPGVGKTSLGKSIAKALERKYVRVSLGGVHDEAEIRGHRRTYIGAMPGRILKSLIKAETNNPVFVLDEIDKISQNNYNGDPQSALLEVLDPEQNNAFHDNFLDIDYDLSNVMFIATANTLSTIPSALLDRMEIIEVEGYLTEEKKEIARRHLIPKELKKYRKELADCIKLPMKSIEYIIEKYTRESGVRGLEKQIEKIVRKISLKKALAEDVPLDSSIDIKTVETLLGKPPYNRDKYQGNDYAGVVTGLAWTSVGGEILFIESGACKSKNPTLTLTGNLGDVMKESAVIALEYVKAHAADLSIDYRIFEQWSIHVHVPEGATPKDGPSAGITIATSIASALTQRKIRKQLAMTGEITLRGKVLPVGGIKEKILAAKRAGVTEIIISKENEKDIEEINEKYLAGLSFHYVENVSEVFDYALLDEKVARPIVFDVSNNDSSKILNN; translated from the coding sequence ATGAATTCACAAGATATGCCTCACAATCCGTTCTCTTTAATCGCTGATTATGAAGGCGATATCAAAGATTTGTTTAAGCAAGAGATAGGACAGACATTGCCCATACTGCCTTTGCGCAACATGGTTCTGTTCCCAGGTGTTGTTACTCCTGTCATGATTGGCAGGGAATCATCTATGAGGTTAATTGAATTTGCCCGGGATAAGGATGAGTTGATAGGTGTCGTAACCCAACAAGATGGCAACATTGACAATCCCAGAGAAAACGACCTGTTCAAAGTTGGTGTCGTAGCAAAAGTCGTTCGCGTCCTGGAAATGCCAGACGGAGGAGTTACAGTTATATTGCAAAGTTTTGGCAGATTTCGACTTTTGAATATTACAGATGTAAAACCATTTCTTTGGGCAAATGTCAAACCTGTAAAAGAAGTTTTACCTGGTGCAAACGACAAGGAATTTTCCGTAATGACAGATACTTGTCGGGACCTTTGTATAAAGTACCTTCAAACCAGCGATGCATTCAGAGAAGAGTCGTCCTTCGCCGTTAAAAACATCAGCAATCCCATTTTTATGGTGAACTTCATCTGTACAAATCTACCATTCGACTTGACAGAGAAGATTGAATTGCTTGAAGAGGGTAATCAGAAGAAACGCACATCAAAACTTATTTCCATACTATACAGGGAATGCCAGTATGCACAACTCAAGGAAAGCATACAAAACAAGACCCGTGCAGATCTTGACCAGCAGCAACGCGAGTATTTCCTTCAGCAGCAAATAAAAAACATTCAAAACGAACTCGGCGGAAGCGACAACGCAGATAGCAATGAATTGCGAAAAAAAGCCGAGAAGGCAAATATGCCACAAAATGCAAGGGAAATCTTTGACAAAGAACTGGCCAAACTGGAAAGGATTAACCCACAAGTACCAGACTACAACGTTCAGTTGAATTACCTGCAGACATTAGTTAGTTTGCCTTGGGGAAAGATGTCAAAAGACAATCTGAATCTCGTGAACGCCAAGAAGATTCTGAACAAAGACCACTATGGAATGGAACGCGTGAAAGATCGTATTCTTGAATATCTTGCCTCCATTTCATACCGAAAAACCATAAAAGCACCCATTATCTGTCTTTACGGACCTCCGGGCGTTGGAAAGACATCACTCGGTAAGAGTATAGCAAAGGCGCTTGAACGAAAATACGTCAGAGTAAGTCTTGGCGGAGTACACGATGAAGCAGAAATTCGAGGTCATAGACGTACATACATTGGCGCTATGCCAGGTCGGATATTGAAAAGTTTGATCAAGGCAGAAACCAACAATCCTGTCTTCGTACTTGATGAAATTGACAAAATTTCGCAAAACAACTACAATGGCGACCCGCAATCTGCACTTCTTGAGGTGCTCGACCCTGAGCAGAACAATGCATTCCACGACAACTTTCTCGACATAGACTATGACCTCTCAAACGTCATGTTCATTGCGACGGCCAACACACTGTCAACCATTCCTTCTGCCTTGCTCGACAGAATGGAAATCATTGAGGTGGAAGGCTACCTCACTGAGGAGAAGAAAGAAATTGCACGTCGGCACCTTATCCCAAAAGAATTGAAAAAATACAGGAAGGAATTGGCTGACTGCATTAAACTGCCGATGAAATCTATTGAATATATCATCGAGAAATATACACGCGAGAGCGGAGTCAGAGGTTTGGAGAAACAGATAGAGAAAATCGTAAGGAAAATCTCACTCAAGAAAGCGCTTGCCGAAGACGTCCCTCTTGATAGTAGTATCGATATCAAGACTGTCGAAACACTTCTTGGTAAACCGCCTTATAACAGAGATAAATACCAAGGAAATGACTATGCCGGTGTAGTCACAGGACTGGCATGGACCTCAGTTGGAGGTGAAATTCTTTTTATAGAGTCCGGGGCTTGCAAGAGCAAAAATCCAACGTTGACACTAACGGGAAACCTGGGGGATGTAATGAAAGAATCCGCAGTAATCGCACTCGAATACGTTAAAGCGCATGCCGCTGATTTGAGCATCGACTACCGCATATTCGAGCAATGGAGCATTCATGTCCATGTGCCGGAAGGCGCAACGCCTAAGGATGGTCCTTCTGCTGGCATTACGATTGCAACAAGCATAGCCAGTGCACTGACACAGCGAAAGATAAGAAAACAACTTGCCATGACCGGCGAAATCACACTGAGAGGAAAAGTGTTGCCCGTTGGTGGAATCAAGGAAAAGATTCTCGCAGCAAAACGTGCAGGGGTTACGGAAATCATCATCAGCAAGGAAAATGAAAAGGATATTGAAGAAATAAACGAAAAATACCTTGCAGGGCTTTCTTTCCATTACGTTGAAAACGTGAGCGAAGTCTTCGACTATGCACTATTGGACGAAAAGGTGGCAAGACCTATTGTTTTTGATGTCTCAAATAATGACAGTTCCAAAATTCTAAATAATTGA
- a CDS encoding OPT family oligopeptide transporter has protein sequence MSNQTKLPENAFRELKQGEEYQPVMNPKKTYREVTPWSIFWGILMAVIFSAATAYLGLKVGQVFEAAIPITIIAIGLSGAAHRKDPLGENVIIQSIGACSGMIVAGSIFTLPALFILQNKYADISVNFLEVFLASCAGGVLGILFLIPFRKYFVKDMHGKYPFPEATASTQVLMSGESGGNQAKTLLVAGIIGGIYDFAIATFGAWAETITTQATSVGAFIAEKVKLTVNLNTGAALLGMGYIVGLKYALIICAGSVTIWWVVIPAMGLIFPDLPVKDGILAGNATPDQIFFTAKNIGIGGIAMAGVIGIIKSWGVIKSAFSVIGQVFGKKQGTDEQILRTQRDLSMKVIGIGTLLAIIATTVFFFFGPMEGNLLFTIVGILIVAVITFLFTTVAANAIAIVGSNPVSGMTLMTLILSSFIMVLVGLQGTHGMVAALIMGGVVCTALSSAGSFVTDLKIGYWLGSSPAKQESLKFVGILVSAATAAGVIMILQQAYGFTEENTDVMAAPQARAMVATIEPIMTGGDAPWAYYGIGAALAIILDRLGISALAFALGMFIPLHLNLPLVVGGSINHFVTHRGNDSVLSNARSERGTLIASGFIAGGALMGVVSAGLQFFNVDLVIHGWADSGLGQLLSLVMYVLLIVFFVNTCMRVRK, from the coding sequence ATGTCAAATCAAACAAAATTACCTGAAAACGCCTTCAGAGAACTAAAACAAGGCGAGGAGTATCAACCGGTAATGAACCCTAAAAAGACCTATCGTGAGGTTACACCGTGGTCGATTTTCTGGGGTATATTGATGGCAGTCATCTTTTCTGCTGCAACTGCCTACCTAGGCCTGAAAGTGGGGCAAGTGTTCGAAGCCGCAATACCCATCACCATCATTGCCATAGGACTTAGTGGTGCAGCCCACCGCAAAGACCCACTCGGAGAAAATGTAATTATCCAAAGCATTGGTGCCTGTTCGGGTATGATTGTGGCGGGCTCTATTTTCACTTTACCTGCACTTTTCATTCTTCAGAATAAATATGCCGACATCAGCGTAAATTTTCTTGAAGTATTCCTTGCTTCATGTGCAGGAGGAGTGCTTGGCATCCTTTTCCTGATACCTTTCCGAAAATATTTCGTGAAGGACATGCATGGCAAATACCCGTTCCCGGAGGCTACTGCTTCTACACAAGTACTCATGTCAGGAGAGTCTGGTGGCAATCAGGCTAAAACTTTGCTAGTTGCTGGTATAATAGGCGGTATTTACGACTTTGCCATTGCAACATTCGGTGCATGGGCAGAGACCATCACCACTCAGGCTACATCAGTGGGCGCTTTCATTGCAGAGAAAGTGAAACTGACCGTTAATCTGAATACTGGTGCCGCACTGCTTGGCATGGGGTATATTGTGGGACTGAAGTATGCATTGATTATTTGTGCGGGCAGTGTTACGATATGGTGGGTTGTCATACCAGCCATGGGGCTCATCTTCCCTGACCTTCCCGTGAAAGATGGCATATTAGCAGGCAACGCCACTCCTGACCAGATATTTTTCACCGCCAAGAATATCGGTATTGGTGGCATAGCAATGGCAGGCGTCATCGGTATTATAAAGAGTTGGGGTGTCATAAAGAGTGCATTTAGCGTAATAGGCCAGGTGTTTGGAAAGAAACAGGGAACTGATGAACAGATACTTCGCACGCAACGCGATCTCTCCATGAAAGTTATTGGCATAGGTACCCTTTTGGCCATCATAGCGACAACTGTGTTCTTCTTTTTTGGTCCGATGGAAGGCAATCTTCTTTTCACTATAGTTGGAATTTTGATTGTTGCTGTGATTACATTCCTTTTCACTACAGTGGCAGCGAATGCAATAGCCATCGTAGGTAGTAACCCAGTGAGCGGTATGACATTGATGACACTCATTCTGAGCAGTTTTATCATGGTTCTTGTTGGTCTCCAGGGCACTCATGGCATGGTAGCCGCGCTTATAATGGGAGGAGTTGTCTGTACAGCGTTATCTTCTGCTGGCAGTTTTGTAACAGACCTTAAAATTGGATATTGGCTCGGCTCTTCGCCAGCCAAGCAGGAAAGTCTCAAATTTGTAGGCATTCTCGTTTCTGCAGCGACTGCTGCCGGAGTTATAATGATACTCCAGCAAGCATACGGTTTTACGGAAGAGAATACAGACGTCATGGCCGCTCCTCAGGCACGAGCCATGGTTGCAACTATTGAACCCATTATGACCGGTGGCGATGCACCTTGGGCTTATTACGGCATAGGTGCAGCATTAGCCATTATTCTTGACAGACTTGGCATATCAGCCTTGGCATTTGCGCTGGGCATGTTCATTCCTTTGCACCTTAACCTGCCGCTTGTTGTCGGAGGAAGTATCAACCACTTTGTGACACACCGTGGCAACGACAGTGTGCTCAGCAATGCACGCAGCGAGCGGGGAACACTTATTGCAAGTGGTTTTATTGCCGGAGGTGCCCTGATGGGTGTAGTCAGTGCAGGACTGCAGTTCTTCAATGTTGATCTTGTCATACACGGCTGGGCTGATAGTGGTTTAGGACAACTTCTGTCGTTGGTAATGTATGTGCTGCTGATAGTCTTTTTTGTCAACACTTGCATGAGAGTTAGGAAATAG
- a CDS encoding leucine-rich repeat domain-containing protein translates to MPTGVGNSSFMLSLRLHKTVFVFFINTLLFSWCNSFAFAQEELNVSDSNETFEKNGICYRTLNQSEVEVVMSPRTAYSGTLKIPASIKYNGKNYVVSAIGDYAFSGCDSLKEINLPHSVRQFGEGAFWKTPQLKRINIDKGKTRLFTENGILYKGTTLITAYNPDLNCVVKAGTSTIASYALCGNNSELLSVVLPESVDTILASAFQEQTSLDTIILSDNVKFIGDRAFQGCSLLRNIRIPDQVRHIGYFCFYDCTGLRNVHLGKNVEEIGEGVFYDCISLRAIYCHCPTPPSMLHIENGVFYFSNESETIEVYIPKNSETKYRNSCDWKEFHLTFSATIK, encoded by the coding sequence TTGCCAACAGGTGTTGGTAACTCTTCCTTTATGCTATCTCTAAGGTTACATAAAACAGTCTTCGTATTTTTTATAAATACGCTATTATTTTCTTGGTGCAACTCTTTTGCATTTGCTCAAGAAGAATTAAACGTATCTGATTCCAATGAGACTTTTGAGAAGAATGGTATCTGTTATCGTACACTTAATCAAAGCGAAGTCGAAGTGGTTATGTCTCCAAGGACGGCATATTCAGGCACTTTAAAGATACCTGCATCAATTAAATATAATGGCAAAAATTACGTTGTCAGTGCTATCGGCGATTATGCATTCTCGGGATGCGACTCACTTAAAGAAATCAATTTGCCGCATTCTGTCAGGCAATTTGGTGAAGGTGCTTTCTGGAAAACTCCTCAACTTAAGAGAATCAATATTGACAAAGGAAAGACAAGACTATTCACAGAGAATGGCATATTATATAAAGGCACGACCCTCATAACCGCATATAATCCAGACCTGAATTGCGTAGTTAAAGCCGGCACTTCTACGATAGCATCCTATGCACTGTGTGGAAATAATAGTGAGTTGTTGTCTGTGGTGCTTCCAGAGAGTGTGGACACTATACTCGCTTCAGCCTTTCAGGAACAAACTTCGCTTGACACTATTATTTTGTCTGATAACGTCAAATTCATTGGAGACAGGGCATTTCAGGGATGCAGTTTATTAAGAAACATACGTATTCCCGACCAAGTGAGACATATCGGATACTTTTGTTTCTATGATTGTACCGGTCTCAGAAATGTTCATTTAGGTAAAAATGTAGAAGAAATAGGCGAAGGAGTATTCTATGACTGTATCTCGCTCAGAGCCATTTATTGCCATTGCCCCACTCCACCTTCTATGCTTCATATAGAAAATGGTGTGTTTTATTTTTCTAATGAATCTGAGACAATCGAAGTCTATATTCCCAAAAACTCTGAAACCAAATACCGTAACTCATGCGATTGGAAAGAATTTCATTTGACTTTTTCTGCAACGATTAAATAA
- the nspC gene encoding carboxynorspermidine decarboxylase has product MKPYYLLEEKKLRNNLELIKSIEKRTGVEFILAFKAFALWKTFPIFREYISHCTASSPYEARLAYEEFGNKAHTYSPAYESDTFKDILAYSKCITFNSLSQYELLKEQVEGYRDKISMGIRINPEYSEIETELYNPCAPGSRFGILADQLEDDLPVGVVGFHSHNHCESNSYALERTLQHIEDKFGRWLDKIEWLNLGGGHLISHEDYDIEHLVRTLNTFKLRHPELQIIMEPGSAFAWQTGDLVCNVVDIVHNHGIKTAILNVSFTCHMPDCLEMPYMPKVTNAETLQPNEIKPSMQAEDGIYRLGGSSCLSGDYMGFWRFPKELRVGDEIIFEDMIHYTTVKTNMFNGIDHPDIRLKRLDGNVEILKTFRYEDYRDRMD; this is encoded by the coding sequence ATGAAGCCATATTATTTGCTCGAAGAAAAGAAACTGCGAAATAATCTCGAACTGATAAAAAGTATTGAAAAGCGTACGGGCGTAGAGTTTATCCTTGCATTCAAGGCTTTTGCGCTTTGGAAAACCTTTCCCATATTTCGGGAATACATTTCACATTGCACAGCAAGTTCACCATACGAGGCACGTTTGGCTTATGAAGAGTTTGGCAACAAAGCACATACCTATTCCCCTGCCTACGAGAGCGACACGTTCAAGGATATTCTGGCATACAGCAAGTGTATAACATTCAATAGCCTTTCTCAATACGAACTTTTAAAGGAACAGGTAGAGGGATATCGTGATAAAATCTCAATGGGTATCAGAATAAATCCCGAGTATAGTGAGATTGAAACAGAGTTGTATAATCCTTGTGCGCCTGGTTCTCGGTTTGGTATTCTCGCCGATCAACTTGAGGATGATTTACCCGTAGGTGTTGTCGGTTTTCATAGCCATAATCATTGCGAAAGCAACTCATACGCCCTTGAGCGGACCTTGCAGCACATTGAAGATAAGTTTGGCAGATGGCTTGATAAGATTGAATGGCTTAATTTGGGTGGCGGTCATCTTATCTCTCATGAAGATTATGACATAGAACATCTTGTCCGTACGCTTAATACATTCAAGCTCAGACACCCTGAATTGCAAATTATCATGGAACCGGGCAGTGCTTTCGCATGGCAGACTGGCGATTTGGTGTGCAATGTTGTGGATATTGTTCATAATCATGGTATAAAAACGGCGATCTTGAATGTCAGTTTCACATGCCACATGCCAGATTGTCTCGAAATGCCTTATATGCCGAAAGTGACAAATGCAGAAACTTTACAACCAAATGAAATAAAGCCTTCGATGCAGGCTGAAGATGGCATCTATCGGTTAGGCGGTAGCAGTTGTCTCAGTGGTGACTATATGGGTTTCTGGAGATTTCCCAAAGAACTCCGTGTTGGCGATGAGATTATATTTGAGGATATGATTCATTACACTACCGTCAAGACAAACATGTTCAATGGCATTGATCATCCCGATATCAGACTTAAACGTTTAGACGGAAATGTTGAAATATTGAAAACGTTCAGATACGAAGACTATCGCGACAGAATGGACTAA
- a CDS encoding SEL1-like repeat protein, translating into MASIFSFFKNKKSIPQETKTNIKEELANESNTEETPQDNVNASLEDNQETVRQKYDALSMNELILLSETGDAEAQNRLGYYYHTGENVDKDLKTAVMYWEMAAKQGLAKAQSNLASCYMNGQGVERNPQKAIGLWAEAAGKGYAPALTVVGTFFLQGVAFPQNFEKAVDLLTQAADQDYAQAQYNLGICYEQGLGVEQDDAVAAEWYQKSADHDYTDAQYKLGRAFIFGNGVEEDHVKGMELLNKAASKGHGRSMDILASCYENGQGVPQDREQALLWYEKAAKAGDAYGQYHLASIYAQEQDIEKNAEKAVLLYEASAEQGHELSQYELGKCYLMGFGTQVDEDKALFWLQQAFSQGNEEAENLLKEKNWI; encoded by the coding sequence ATGGCAAGTATCTTTTCTTTTTTCAAAAACAAAAAGTCAATACCACAAGAAACTAAAACAAACATTAAGGAGGAATTAGCCAACGAGAGCAACACAGAGGAAACGCCTCAAGACAACGTAAATGCAAGTTTAGAAGACAATCAAGAAACTGTCCGACAAAAATACGACGCACTAAGCATGAACGAACTCATCCTGCTATCGGAGACTGGCGACGCAGAGGCTCAGAATCGGCTAGGTTACTACTATCACACGGGAGAGAATGTTGACAAAGACCTCAAAACGGCAGTGATGTACTGGGAGATGGCGGCAAAACAAGGACTTGCCAAGGCGCAATCCAATCTTGCATCATGTTATATGAATGGGCAGGGTGTGGAGAGAAATCCTCAAAAAGCAATAGGCCTTTGGGCAGAAGCCGCAGGAAAGGGGTATGCACCTGCACTAACGGTAGTAGGAACCTTCTTCCTTCAAGGAGTGGCTTTTCCGCAGAATTTTGAGAAAGCCGTTGACTTACTGACGCAGGCTGCAGACCAAGATTATGCACAAGCACAGTATAACCTCGGGATATGTTACGAACAAGGACTTGGTGTGGAGCAAGACGATGCCGTTGCCGCAGAATGGTATCAAAAATCTGCAGACCATGACTATACTGATGCCCAATATAAATTGGGTAGAGCCTTTATCTTTGGAAATGGAGTAGAAGAAGACCATGTCAAAGGCATGGAACTCTTAAATAAAGCGGCATCGAAAGGACATGGCCGATCTATGGACATTTTAGCGTCATGCTATGAAAATGGACAGGGAGTGCCGCAAGACAGGGAACAGGCTTTGCTCTGGTATGAAAAAGCAGCCAAAGCAGGAGATGCATACGGACAATATCATCTTGCTTCAATCTATGCACAGGAGCAAGACATAGAAAAAAACGCAGAAAAGGCAGTTTTGCTATATGAAGCATCAGCAGAACAAGGACATGAACTTTCTCAATACGAATTAGGGAAATGCTATTTAATGGGCTTTGGCACACAAGTTGATGAAGACAAGGCACTGTTCTGGTTGCAGCAAGCCTTTTCACAAGGCAACGAAGAGGCTGAAAACTTGCTGAAAGAGAAAAATTGGATCTAA